From a region of the Candidatus Pelagibacter sp. FZCC0015 genome:
- a CDS encoding sodium:solute symporter family protein, with translation MIKGNFIDNLPRVYGIYTGGFIGFIIIMAIAEQMGMSAKAIGIAFVAFTVFIYALIGWLSRTAQADAYYVAGRQVPTVFNGMATAADWMSGASFVAMAGGIYFKGYGYMALLVGWTGGYVLVASLLAPYLRKFGCYTVPDFIGTRYGGNLARFSAVVVLTVASFTYVTAQINATGTIASVALDIPFQYAVYIGLISILLCSMLGGMRGVTWTQVAQYIVLIIAYLLPVFWISNKIGAGFFPHFMLADEVARIAELEQQYGFVKNSAADLANVPKGLAGITKAHSAVNATPWAFISLALAMMMGTASLPHVMMRYFTTPSVKAARKSVGWSLFFIFLLYSSAPMLATLSKLSLIDPNLPTGIIGKTFAEVEAIDWYQNWNQANLLFISDFNGNGTVELNEFFMGGKAVVLATPEIAGLPYVISGLVAAGGMAAAMSTADGLILAIANAISHDVYYKIIDPKAETAKRLLVARVLLVVIGFAGATIAAMEIQGILGSVIWAFDFAMSGLFFPLVLGVWWKRANRQGAIAGMLGGLIAGAWYLVWVRTGGSGFLGITQLTFGIFGSAVSLVLMVIVSLMTAEPDKATQKMVDEVRVPSGKTILGKSH, from the coding sequence ATGATTAAAGGTAATTTTATAGACAACTTGCCTAGAGTTTACGGAATCTATACAGGAGGATTTATAGGTTTCATAATCATCATGGCAATTGCTGAACAGATGGGTATGTCGGCAAAAGCAATTGGTATTGCTTTTGTTGCATTTACTGTATTCATCTATGCATTAATTGGTTGGCTATCAAGAACAGCCCAAGCAGATGCGTATTACGTAGCTGGAAGGCAAGTACCAACAGTCTTCAACGGAATGGCGACTGCAGCAGACTGGATGTCTGGTGCTTCATTCGTTGCAATGGCGGGTGGTATTTACTTTAAAGGTTACGGTTATATGGCACTACTTGTAGGTTGGACTGGTGGTTACGTGCTTGTTGCATCTTTATTAGCACCATACTTAAGAAAATTTGGCTGTTATACAGTTCCAGATTTTATAGGTACTCGATACGGTGGTAATTTAGCTAGATTTAGCGCAGTGGTAGTTTTAACTGTTGCTTCATTTACTTATGTGACTGCACAAATTAACGCTACAGGTACTATTGCATCTGTTGCACTAGATATCCCATTCCAATACGCAGTTTATATTGGACTAATAAGTATTTTATTATGTTCAATGTTAGGTGGTATGAGAGGGGTAACTTGGACACAGGTTGCACAATACATCGTTCTAATCATAGCTTACTTACTTCCAGTATTCTGGATCAGTAACAAAATAGGTGCAGGTTTCTTTCCTCACTTTATGTTAGCTGATGAAGTAGCTAGAATTGCTGAGTTAGAGCAACAGTATGGATTTGTTAAAAATTCTGCTGCAGATTTAGCGAACGTACCTAAAGGCTTAGCAGGAATAACTAAAGCTCACTCTGCAGTTAACGCTACACCTTGGGCATTTATTTCATTAGCATTAGCGATGATGATGGGAACAGCTTCATTACCGCACGTGATGATGAGATATTTTACTACTCCAAGTGTAAAAGCAGCTAGAAAATCAGTAGGTTGGTCATTATTCTTTATCTTCCTACTTTACTCTTCTGCTCCAATGTTAGCTACATTATCTAAGTTATCATTGATCGACCCGAATTTACCAACTGGTATTATCGGTAAGACATTTGCAGAAGTGGAAGCGATAGATTGGTACCAAAACTGGAACCAAGCAAACCTATTGTTTATCAGCGACTTTAACGGAAATGGAACTGTTGAATTAAATGAGTTCTTCATGGGTGGTAAAGCCGTTGTATTAGCAACACCAGAGATAGCTGGATTACCTTATGTAATTTCAGGTCTAGTTGCTGCTGGAGGTATGGCAGCTGCCATGTCTACTGCAGATGGTTTGATTCTAGCGATTGCAAACGCTATATCACATGATGTTTATTACAAGATCATTGATCCAAAAGCGGAAACTGCAAAAAGACTACTTGTTGCAAGGGTATTACTTGTAGTAATTGGTTTTGCTGGAGCAACTATTGCAGCAATGGAAATTCAAGGAATCTTAGGTTCGGTTATATGGGCTTTTGATTTTGCGATGTCTGGATTGTTCTTCCCACTTGTACTTGGTGTATGGTGGAAGAGAGCTAATAGACAAGGTGCGATTGCTGGTATGCTAGGAGGTCTAATCGCCGGTGCTTGGTACTTAGTTTGGGTACGAACTGGTGGAAGTGGATTCTTAGGAATTACTCAGTTAACATTTGGTATCTTCGGATCAGCTGTTAGTTTAGTTTTAATGGTAATAGTTAGTTTAATGACTGCAGAACCAGATAAAGCTACTCAAAAAATGGTTGATGAAGTACGTGTACCGAGTGGTAAAACAATTCTTGGTAAATCACACTAA
- a CDS encoding DUF4212 domain-containing protein, translated as MSNQQKHWEKTRSLLFITLAIWFVFSIGIFLFGAEMNEVTGPFGYPWTYWFTCQGSLGAFVILIFWFANRQEKIDEEFGFSEREDE; from the coding sequence ATGTCAAATCAACAAAAACACTGGGAAAAAACCAGGTCATTGTTATTTATAACATTGGCAATTTGGTTTGTTTTCTCAATTGGCATCTTTCTCTTTGGAGCTGAAATGAACGAGGTCACAGGACCTTTCGGTTATCCGTGGACATATTGGTTTACATGTCAGGGATCTCTTGGTGCTTTCGTAATCCTGATTTTCTGGTTTGCGAATAGACAAGAAAAAATCGATGAAGAGTTCGGCTTTAGCGAAAGAGAGGACGAATAA
- a CDS encoding esterase translates to MAKYKLTWRDLKIEDLKTYFFAMFKAFIPKKKIKNLDELEQFIQTKSAWVTQVTLYNYLKTRMGTRYVLHFDNDAFMSSVNLAKWNIYSVSLQDLTFYTFSHLKVNFNFQDIQKAKEMFNKILDDEISNKMPLDIIEEARKNFDERLEKINWDIYYQDLPFNPSALSLYKWAPIAEELKTLDRKIVLNSMILKWDVIKQEFNDLIQF, encoded by the coding sequence ATGGCAAAATACAAATTAACATGGAGAGATTTAAAAATTGAAGATTTAAAAACATATTTCTTCGCTATGTTTAAAGCGTTCATTCCCAAAAAAAAAATTAAAAATTTAGATGAACTTGAACAATTTATTCAAACAAAATCTGCTTGGGTTACTCAAGTTACTTTATATAATTATTTAAAAACTCGTATGGGAACGAGATATGTTCTTCATTTTGATAATGATGCCTTCATGTCCTCTGTTAATCTTGCGAAATGGAATATTTATTCCGTCTCATTACAAGATTTAACATTTTATACATTTTCACATTTAAAGGTAAATTTTAATTTTCAAGATATACAAAAAGCAAAAGAAATGTTTAATAAAATATTAGATGATGAAATCTCAAACAAGATGCCTTTAGATATTATCGAAGAAGCTAGAAAAAATTTTGATGAAAGATTAGAGAAAATTAATTGGGATATTTATTATCAAGACTTACCTTTTAATCCTAGTGCACTTTCATTGTATAAGTGGGCTCCTATAGCAGAAGAATTAAAAACTTTAGATCGTAAGATTGTTTTAAACTCCATGATTTTAAAGTGGGATGTTATTAAACAAGAGTTTAATGACTTAATTCAGTTTTAA
- the acs gene encoding acetate--CoA ligase, protein MPKKKKKKSKVRKKRTKVRKKTSKKVKKRSKVRKKSPKKVKKRSKAIKENGSAPPEIVIKTKPEWIKSSLANKSKYQQKYSQSIKSNDEFWRKEGKRITWIKPYKKIKDVKYSTKEVKIKWFEDGTLNASANCIDRHLKDKKDKTAIIWVGDDPKDSQKISYKQLHQKVSKAANGLKKLGIKKGDRVTIYLTMIPELAILMLACVRIGAVHSIIFGGFSADSISGRVNDCESEYIITADEGVRGGKMIPLKDTVDEALMSCPNVKKCIVVKRTGNYINWDQSRDVWYHDLIKDVPNHCEPEEMNAEDPLFILYTSGSTGKPKGVLHTTGGYMVYASMTHQYIFNYKPKDIYWCTADIGWVTGHSYIIYGPLANGATTIMFEGIPNYPDSSRWWQIVDKYKVNTFYTAPTAIRALMREGDKPVKKTSRKSLKLLGTVGEPINPEAWMWYYKTVGNSKCPIVDTWWQTETGGIMIAPQTGAIPLKPGSATKPFYGIKPVLVDKNGKEIKGAGEGRLCIAQSWPGQMRTVYGDHQRFIDTYFSQFNGKYFTGDGCRRDKDGYYWITGRVDDVIIVSGHNLGTAEIESAFVAHPKVAEAAVVGYPHDIKGNGLYCYVTLNAGETETGELERDLKLWVRKQIGPLATPDLIHFTPGLPKTRSGKIMRRILRKIAANEHGQLGDTTTLADPSVVDSLVENRKNI, encoded by the coding sequence ATGCCAAAGAAAAAAAAGAAAAAAAGCAAAGTAAGAAAAAAAAGAACTAAGGTTAGAAAAAAAACCTCAAAAAAAGTTAAGAAAAGATCTAAAGTCAGAAAAAAGTCCCCTAAAAAGGTAAAAAAAAGATCTAAAGCAATAAAAGAGAATGGAAGTGCGCCTCCTGAAATTGTTATTAAAACAAAACCAGAATGGATTAAAAGCAGCTTAGCAAACAAAAGTAAGTACCAACAAAAATATTCTCAATCTATAAAGAGTAATGATGAGTTTTGGAGAAAAGAAGGAAAAAGAATTACATGGATCAAACCTTATAAAAAAATTAAAGATGTAAAATACAGTACTAAAGAAGTCAAAATTAAATGGTTTGAAGATGGTACTTTAAATGCTTCAGCAAATTGTATTGATAGACATTTAAAAGATAAAAAAGATAAAACTGCAATTATTTGGGTGGGAGATGATCCAAAAGATAGTCAAAAAATTTCTTATAAACAACTTCACCAAAAAGTTTCGAAAGCAGCAAACGGTTTGAAAAAATTAGGAATTAAAAAAGGAGATCGAGTAACAATTTATTTAACAATGATACCAGAGTTAGCAATTTTAATGTTAGCTTGTGTAAGAATTGGTGCAGTCCATTCAATTATTTTTGGAGGTTTTTCAGCAGACTCTATTTCTGGAAGAGTGAATGATTGCGAGTCTGAGTATATTATAACTGCAGATGAAGGCGTTAGAGGTGGAAAAATGATTCCACTTAAAGATACTGTTGATGAAGCTCTTATGAGTTGTCCAAACGTTAAAAAATGTATTGTTGTTAAACGTACAGGCAACTACATCAACTGGGATCAAAGTAGAGATGTTTGGTACCATGATTTAATCAAAGACGTTCCTAACCACTGTGAACCAGAGGAAATGAACGCTGAAGATCCTTTGTTTATTTTATATACTTCAGGTTCTACAGGCAAACCTAAAGGAGTTCTTCACACGACGGGTGGTTATATGGTTTACGCATCGATGACTCATCAATATATTTTTAATTACAAACCAAAGGATATTTATTGGTGCACTGCTGACATTGGGTGGGTAACCGGACATAGTTATATTATTTATGGACCCCTAGCGAATGGAGCTACTACTATCATGTTTGAGGGAATTCCAAATTATCCTGATAGTTCTAGGTGGTGGCAAATAGTTGACAAATACAAAGTAAATACTTTCTACACAGCTCCAACAGCAATAAGAGCTTTGATGCGTGAAGGAGATAAACCAGTTAAAAAAACCTCTAGAAAATCACTTAAGCTTTTAGGAACGGTGGGAGAACCCATAAATCCAGAGGCTTGGATGTGGTACTATAAAACTGTTGGTAATTCTAAATGCCCAATTGTAGACACTTGGTGGCAAACAGAAACTGGAGGCATAATGATCGCTCCACAAACAGGGGCTATTCCTCTGAAACCTGGTTCTGCAACAAAACCTTTCTATGGAATTAAGCCTGTACTTGTTGATAAAAACGGTAAAGAGATAAAAGGCGCCGGTGAAGGAAGACTTTGCATAGCACAATCATGGCCTGGACAGATGAGAACAGTATATGGAGATCATCAAAGATTTATCGATACATATTTTTCTCAATTCAATGGAAAATATTTTACTGGTGATGGATGTAGAAGAGATAAAGATGGTTATTACTGGATCACAGGTCGTGTAGATGATGTAATTATTGTTTCAGGACATAACCTAGGAACTGCTGAAATTGAGAGTGCATTTGTTGCACATCCAAAAGTAGCTGAGGCCGCTGTAGTTGGTTACCCTCATGACATTAAAGGTAATGGTTTATATTGTTATGTTACTTTAAACGCTGGTGAAACCGAAACTGGTGAACTCGAGAGAGATCTTAAGCTTTGGGTAAGAAAGCAAATAGGACCTCTAGCAACTCCAGATCTTATTCATTTTACTCCAGGACTTCCAAAAACAAGATCTGGAAAAATAATGAGAAGAATTCTAAGAAAAATTGCTGCAAATGAACATGGTCAATTAGGTGATACGACAACTCTAGCTGACCCAAGTGTTGTAGATAGTTTAGTTGAAAATAGAAAAAATATTTAA
- a CDS encoding EVE domain-containing protein, producing the protein MQYWLMKSEPDVWSIDQQKKAGIKGAPWDGVRNYQAAKNLKSMRKGDLCFFYHSNIGKEIVGIVKVIKESYIDKTDKTGRFVAVTVQFKSKFSKPITLENIKKNKDLSHLALIKQSRLSVMPVDYKSWKIINNMSKI; encoded by the coding sequence ATGCAATATTGGTTGATGAAATCTGAACCAGATGTTTGGTCGATTGATCAGCAAAAAAAAGCTGGGATTAAAGGTGCACCTTGGGATGGTGTCAGAAATTATCAAGCTGCAAAAAATTTAAAAAGTATGAGGAAAGGAGATTTATGTTTTTTTTATCATTCAAACATAGGAAAAGAGATAGTTGGAATAGTAAAAGTTATTAAAGAATCTTATATAGATAAAACAGACAAGACAGGGAGATTTGTTGCCGTTACTGTTCAATTTAAGTCTAAATTTTCAAAGCCTATAACGCTCGAAAATATTAAAAAAAATAAGGATTTAAGCCATTTAGCTCTGATAAAGCAAAGTAGGCTTTCTGTAATGCCAGTTGATTATAAAAGCTGGAAAATTATAAATAACATGAGTAAGATTTAA
- the tsaD gene encoding tRNA (adenosine(37)-N6)-threonylcarbamoyltransferase complex transferase subunit TsaD — protein sequence MSKKPLILGIESSCDETAASLITENEEGFPVVLSNIVSSQVEVHKEFGGVVPELAARSHIEKIDWIVKKAIDKSGRKIEEIDAVASTAGPGLIVCLSVGLSFGKAFATAMNKPFIAVNHLEGHALSPKLNSNLNYPYLLLLISGGHSQYLSVQNLGKYKRLGTTIDDALGEAFDKTAKLLGIKFPGGPQIEILAEKGDPEKYDLPKPIFSKGGCNLSFAGLKTAVLKISKTIKSEQDKYDLAASFQKTIEEILYKKTKIAFTEFEKINELNEKIFVVAGGVAANKKIRSMLLNLCEENNYKSIFPPVEFCGDNAAMIAMVGLEKFKINQFNNLDYPAKPRWPLDEDAAFLKGAGVQL from the coding sequence ATGAGCAAAAAACCCTTAATTCTTGGAATAGAATCTAGCTGTGATGAAACTGCAGCTTCTTTAATAACTGAAAATGAAGAGGGATTCCCGGTAGTTTTGTCTAATATTGTTTCTAGTCAAGTGGAGGTTCATAAGGAGTTTGGTGGTGTAGTTCCAGAACTAGCAGCTCGTTCACACATTGAAAAAATTGATTGGATTGTCAAAAAAGCTATAGATAAGAGTGGGAGAAAAATTGAAGAAATAGATGCAGTTGCTTCTACCGCTGGCCCTGGATTAATTGTTTGTCTATCAGTTGGATTAAGTTTTGGTAAAGCTTTTGCAACAGCAATGAATAAACCTTTTATTGCTGTTAATCATTTAGAGGGACATGCTTTAAGTCCAAAACTAAATTCAAATTTAAATTATCCATATTTACTTCTTTTAATTTCAGGTGGGCACTCACAATATTTAAGTGTTCAAAATCTTGGAAAATATAAAAGATTAGGAACAACTATTGATGATGCATTAGGTGAGGCGTTTGACAAAACGGCAAAACTTTTAGGAATAAAATTTCCAGGAGGACCTCAAATAGAAATTTTAGCTGAAAAAGGTGATCCAGAAAAATATGATTTACCAAAACCAATTTTCAGCAAAGGAGGATGCAATCTTTCTTTTGCAGGTCTAAAAACTGCTGTGTTGAAGATAAGCAAAACAATTAAATCAGAACAAGATAAATATGATCTTGCAGCATCTTTTCAAAAAACAATTGAGGAAATATTATATAAAAAAACAAAAATTGCCTTTACTGAATTTGAAAAAATAAATGAATTAAATGAAAAAATTTTCGTTGTTGCTGGAGGAGTTGCGGCAAATAAAAAAATTAGGTCAATGTTACTTAATCTATGTGAAGAAAATAATTATAAAAGTATTTTTCCTCCTGTAGAGTTTTGTGGAGATAATGCAGCAATGATTGCAATGGTAGGTTTGGAAAAATTTAAAATAAATCAATTTAATAATTTAGATTATCCAGCAAAACCTAGATGGCCTTTAGATGAAGATGCAGCTTTTCTCAAAGGTGCTGGAGTTCAATTGTAA
- the hemC gene encoding hydroxymethylbilane synthase: MNKKIIIGSRGSKLALLYAQQAKDKIIENTNLDNDDILIKSITTKGDEVQNIRLSEVGGKGLFSSNIEKELQLKNIDIAVHALKDMPANETEGLRTDSFLERNDPREILITKDKKKLKDLDEKSIVGTSSYRREFQIKKIRQDLNCKLIRGNVDTRIRKLNEGMYDAIILSYAGIKFLKFENEISEIFSAEEIIPSAGQGVIALQCRENDDETISILNKINHEETHKRAHLERNILKVLDGDCETAIGVHSVVDGDKIIVEAELFSLDGKQRFYEKKVGNVNEFRELGTEVGILLKTKSNNSYKR, encoded by the coding sequence ATGAATAAAAAAATAATAATTGGATCTAGAGGTAGTAAGCTTGCCTTACTTTATGCTCAACAAGCTAAAGATAAAATTATTGAAAATACCAATCTAGACAATGATGATATTTTAATTAAATCAATCACAACCAAAGGTGATGAGGTGCAGAATATAAGATTATCTGAGGTTGGTGGTAAAGGTTTGTTTTCAAGCAATATTGAAAAAGAACTTCAGTTAAAAAATATTGATATTGCAGTTCATGCGCTAAAAGATATGCCCGCTAACGAGACAGAAGGATTAAGGACAGATTCTTTTCTTGAAAGAAATGACCCTAGAGAAATTTTAATAACAAAGGATAAAAAGAAACTTAAAGACTTAGATGAAAAGTCAATTGTTGGAACCTCATCATATAGAAGAGAATTTCAAATAAAAAAAATTAGACAAGATTTAAACTGCAAATTAATTAGAGGAAATGTAGATACTAGAATTAGAAAATTAAATGAAGGAATGTATGATGCAATTATATTATCTTATGCAGGTATTAAATTTTTAAAATTTGAAAATGAAATCTCTGAAATTTTTTCTGCAGAAGAAATAATTCCTAGCGCAGGACAAGGTGTAATTGCTCTACAGTGCAGAGAGAATGATGACGAGACAATTTCTATTTTAAATAAAATTAACCATGAGGAAACACATAAAAGAGCTCACCTTGAAAGAAATATTTTAAAAGTTTTAGATGGAGATTGTGAAACAGCAATCGGAGTTCATTCGGTGGTTGATGGAGATAAGATTATTGTGGAGGCTGAACTTTTTTCTTTAGATGGCAAACAAAGGTTTTATGAAAAAAAAGTTGGTAATGTGAATGAATTTAGAGAACTTGGTACAGAAGTTGGGATACTATTAAAAACAAAATCAAACAATTCATATAAAAGATAG
- a CDS encoding uroporphyrinogen-III synthase, which produces MHILLTRPLEDCSEMILKFQSLGHQVSHLPLIRIEKVNYEEINFSEYGGIVFTSANAVKFLNTERLDKNIKCFCVGNATENKARSIGFQNTIAAEGNVANLKELIIQSYDSKNKELLYVSGETISVNLDQQLLSEGFSVKRIINYRIDHNQKFDEKFVNELKLNMPEIVYVYSQNSASSFLNFIKIYQTENLWMNTNLMCIGEKTSSILNEIKWKKIFLFNPGEEEFLLYKI; this is translated from the coding sequence ATGCATATTTTATTAACTAGACCATTGGAAGATTGTTCAGAAATGATATTGAAATTTCAATCGTTAGGACATCAGGTCTCTCATCTTCCATTAATAAGAATTGAAAAAGTTAATTATGAGGAAATTAACTTTTCTGAATATGGTGGAATTGTTTTTACTAGTGCAAATGCAGTAAAATTCTTAAACACAGAAAGATTAGATAAAAATATTAAATGCTTTTGTGTAGGTAACGCCACAGAAAATAAAGCAAGAAGTATTGGTTTTCAAAATACAATCGCGGCTGAAGGAAATGTTGCAAACTTAAAAGAGTTAATAATACAAAGTTATGATTCTAAAAATAAAGAATTACTTTACGTTAGTGGTGAAACAATATCAGTTAATTTAGATCAACAGTTATTAAGTGAAGGTTTTAGCGTAAAAAGAATTATTAATTATAGAATAGATCATAACCAAAAATTTGATGAGAAATTTGTTAATGAATTAAAATTAAATATGCCCGAGATAGTCTATGTTTACTCCCAAAATAGTGCATCAAGTTTCTTAAATTTCATAAAGATTTACCAAACCGAAAATTTATGGATGAATACAAATTTGATGTGTATAGGCGAAAAAACCTCGTCAATATTGAACGAAATCAAATGGAAAAAGATTTTTCTTTTTAATCCTGGAGAAGAAGAGTTTTTGTTATATAAAATTTAA
- a CDS encoding mechanosensitive ion channel family protein — MELINNFSEIFLSVWNKGILGVDIFQILIGIGIFLLFLIFRGLISKLVIKKLEIISKRTTNKLDDTFVQSLVGPARFLPIVLGFFIASYYMTFSIEGREVVDTINRTLITILIFWVIHQIIEPISYILSGLDKLLTRELIGWIIKSLKILIFILGLAAVLELWGIKIGPIIAGLGLFGVAVALGAQDLFKNLISGILVLVEKRFKIGDWITVEGIIEGIVEKIGFRSTTIRKFDKSLAIIPNFQFAENAVVNVSETSNWLISWIITLQYDTTVDQLKKIRDEIENHINSSEDYNTSIGVAVRVDKFSDSSIDMYVRCFTKSGSWNNWLDVKERLAIAIKEIVEKNGASFAFPSQSIYVEKK, encoded by the coding sequence ATGGAATTAATTAATAATTTTTCTGAGATATTTTTATCAGTATGGAATAAAGGAATTCTTGGTGTTGATATTTTTCAAATCTTAATTGGTATTGGAATATTTTTACTATTCTTAATTTTTAGAGGTCTAATAAGCAAATTAGTTATTAAAAAATTAGAAATCATCTCGAAAAGAACAACTAATAAGTTAGATGATACTTTTGTTCAATCACTTGTAGGCCCAGCAAGATTTTTACCTATTGTATTAGGATTTTTTATTGCAAGCTACTACATGACTTTCTCAATAGAAGGAAGAGAAGTAGTAGATACAATTAATAGAACTTTGATTACTATCTTAATTTTTTGGGTAATTCATCAAATCATAGAACCCATCTCATACATACTTAGTGGTTTAGATAAATTATTAACAAGAGAACTTATTGGTTGGATAATTAAATCATTAAAAATTTTAATTTTTATTTTAGGTTTAGCTGCCGTTTTAGAATTGTGGGGAATTAAAATAGGTCCAATTATTGCAGGTCTTGGATTGTTTGGTGTTGCTGTTGCATTAGGTGCACAAGATTTATTTAAAAATTTAATTTCAGGAATTTTAGTATTAGTTGAAAAGAGATTTAAAATTGGAGACTGGATTACAGTTGAAGGAATTATTGAAGGTATAGTAGAAAAGATTGGATTTAGATCAACAACGATTAGAAAGTTTGATAAGTCTCTTGCAATTATCCCAAATTTTCAGTTTGCAGAAAATGCAGTAGTTAACGTAAGTGAAACTTCTAATTGGTTGATTAGTTGGATTATTACACTTCAATACGACACGACAGTAGATCAATTGAAAAAGATTAGAGATGAAATAGAAAATCACATTAACTCAAGTGAAGATTATAATACTTCAATTGGAGTTGCGGTAAGAGTTGATAAATTTTCTGATAGTTCGATAGATATGTATGTTAGGTGTTTTACAAAATCAGGAAGTTGGAATAATTGGCTAGATGTTAAAGAAAGGTTAGCAATTGCGATTAAAGAAATTGTTGAAAAAAATGGTGCTTCATTTGCTTTCCCAAGTCAGTCGATTTACGTCGAGAAAAAATGA
- a CDS encoding YggT family protein, with protein MIAIFYLVLQILKLYSYVVIANVIVSWLIAFNVLNTQNRFVYAILELSYKLTEPFLNKIRRFLPNLGSLDISPIILLLLIWFIEMCMKLYIAPMIF; from the coding sequence ATGATAGCTATTTTTTATTTAGTTTTACAAATTTTAAAATTGTATTCTTACGTAGTGATTGCCAATGTTATTGTAAGTTGGCTAATTGCATTTAACGTTCTTAATACTCAAAATAGATTTGTTTATGCAATTTTAGAGTTGAGTTATAAATTAACTGAACCTTTCTTGAATAAAATAAGACGTTTTTTGCCAAATTTAGGTTCTCTAGATATTTCTCCAATCATTCTTCTTTTATTGATTTGGTTTATCGAAATGTGTATGAAGCTGTACATTGCACCAATGATTTTTTAG
- a CDS encoding bifunctional 5,10-methylenetetrahydrofolate dehydrogenase/5,10-methenyltetrahydrofolate cyclohydrolase, translated as MILIDGKKAAAELRAELKEEVAGLKSKHNKVPGLTVILIGDLTPSQIYVRNKEKSANEVGLKSEVIKYPDSVEEKTVLEKIKELNSDETVSGILVQLPLPKHVDKQKVIEAIDPSKDVDGFHPMNVGNLSSGYESSIPCTPLGCYLLIKKIEPNLSGKKAVVVGRSNLNGKPMTQLLLKENCTVTITHSKTKDLKAECLEADIIVAAVGIPELVRGDWVKKDAIVIDVGINKTDNGIVGDVHFDEVSKNAKALTPVPGGVGPMTIACLLKNTIECFKRSQK; from the coding sequence ATGATTTTAATTGATGGAAAAAAAGCAGCCGCAGAATTAAGAGCAGAGTTAAAGGAAGAAGTCGCAGGGTTAAAATCAAAACATAATAAAGTACCAGGTTTAACAGTTATACTTATTGGTGATTTAACACCTAGTCAGATTTATGTGAGAAACAAAGAGAAATCAGCAAATGAGGTAGGATTAAAATCTGAGGTTATTAAATATCCAGACTCAGTTGAAGAAAAGACGGTTCTAGAAAAAATTAAAGAACTTAACAGTGATGAAACTGTTTCAGGAATTTTAGTTCAACTTCCTTTACCTAAGCATGTTGATAAACAGAAAGTTATTGAAGCTATTGATCCTTCAAAAGATGTGGATGGATTTCATCCAATGAATGTAGGCAATCTTTCATCTGGTTATGAAAGTTCTATACCTTGTACGCCACTTGGTTGTTATTTATTAATAAAAAAAATTGAACCTAATTTAAGCGGCAAAAAAGCTGTAGTTGTGGGTAGATCAAATTTAAATGGTAAACCAATGACACAACTTCTTTTAAAAGAAAATTGTACTGTAACTATAACACATTCAAAAACTAAAGATTTAAAAGCTGAATGTTTAGAGGCAGATATAATTGTTGCAGCTGTAGGTATACCCGAACTTGTTAGAGGAGACTGGGTAAAGAAAGATGCTATTGTTATTGACGTTGGCATTAATAAAACTGATAACGGCATAGTTGGTGATGTTCATTTTGATGAAGTTTCAAAAAATGCAAAAGCACTTACTCCAGTTCCTGGCGGTGTAGGTCCAATGACAATTGCTTGTTTATTAAAAAATACTATTGAGTGTTTTAAAAGATCACAAAAATAA
- a CDS encoding SHOCT domain-containing protein: protein MEKVIFFALAVPILGFVFYLGGTAIMKGFKAKVENKPAKPEEKEEENETQVSSSSSNDLSSEITKLNELHKSGVLTQEEFEKAKNKLLNN, encoded by the coding sequence ATGGAAAAAGTAATTTTTTTTGCACTTGCTGTACCAATACTAGGTTTTGTATTTTACTTAGGTGGCACAGCTATAATGAAAGGTTTCAAAGCAAAAGTTGAAAACAAACCAGCCAAACCAGAAGAAAAAGAAGAAGAAAATGAAACTCAAGTTTCTTCATCAAGTAGTAATGATCTTAGCAGCGAAATTACAAAATTAAACGAACTACACAAAAGTGGAGTTTTAACCCAAGAAGAGTTCGAAAAGGCAAAAAATAAACTATTAAATAATTAA